In Staphylococcus lloydii, the following proteins share a genomic window:
- the sal gene encoding Sal family ABC-F type ribosomal protection protein: MSFYYAQKPFEPYGKVLIEHVNISIEDGEHVVIIGNNGVGKTSLLEKIYATYSDEAYYMEQDLTNYRELTAMDYIISLNPVLYQIRTKMSDDLNALAKYIELDGYGFEQKIVTQAKQFKITEDSLAKPLKQLSGGEQTRIAIIRAILSRQTMLLLDEPTNHLDDNMVNDLCRFINNSTQTIIMISHHRGFINNVATHIIDVNNKGTTKYEGSYDDYKAISDLAIKSQNNAYIKQQQQIKQLEKNIQRVKQWHASSSAQTSVRDPIGQKKLSKLIKRAKTKETQTQHLIENKNVTKPTSNNIAQIKLNNGQQFNNRNLFQFQQVCYQNEQGTIFDHVDITMKKGENVLLTGPNGSGKSMLVKLITGLVQPTSGKINISPSLEIAYFDQQNYNLNFELTPMEMLLELPNMTRSSAQTILNAFNFDHDSLFNKISNLSMGEKSRLQFVLLYFAQPHLLILDEPTNYFDIHTQELIMEMLKEFGGQVLLITHDEYLKSKFDATQWYIKNRKIINSALKPKLDDDVDSTLSLLEDFKHIDEFGHYQTDD; the protein is encoded by the coding sequence ATGTCTTTTTATTATGCACAAAAACCATTTGAACCTTATGGGAAAGTACTTATCGAGCATGTGAATATAAGTATAGAAGATGGTGAACATGTCGTTATTATTGGTAATAATGGTGTAGGAAAGACCTCATTATTAGAAAAAATCTATGCAACTTATAGCGACGAAGCTTATTATATGGAACAAGATTTAACCAACTATAGAGAGTTAACTGCAATGGACTATATCATTTCACTAAATCCTGTTTTGTATCAAATAAGAACGAAAATGTCAGATGACTTAAATGCTTTAGCCAAATATATAGAACTTGATGGTTATGGTTTTGAACAAAAAATAGTGACTCAAGCAAAACAATTTAAAATTACTGAAGATAGTTTAGCTAAACCACTTAAACAATTAAGCGGGGGCGAGCAAACAAGAATAGCTATTATAAGAGCTATATTATCGCGACAGACAATGTTATTACTCGATGAGCCGACAAATCACTTAGACGATAATATGGTAAATGATTTATGCCGCTTTATTAATAACTCTACTCAAACCATTATTATGATTTCACATCACCGTGGCTTTATTAACAATGTTGCTACACATATTATAGACGTCAATAACAAAGGCACAACAAAATATGAAGGTAGTTATGATGATTATAAAGCAATTTCAGATTTAGCTATTAAATCTCAGAACAATGCTTATATTAAGCAACAACAACAAATTAAACAGTTAGAAAAAAATATTCAACGCGTAAAACAATGGCATGCATCATCTAGTGCACAGACTAGTGTTAGAGATCCAATAGGACAGAAAAAATTAAGTAAACTTATTAAACGTGCTAAAACTAAAGAAACACAAACACAGCATCTTATAGAAAATAAAAATGTAACAAAGCCTACTTCTAATAATATTGCACAAATTAAACTCAATAATGGTCAACAATTCAATAATAGAAATCTTTTCCAATTTCAACAAGTGTGTTATCAAAATGAACAAGGAACTATATTTGATCATGTCGATATTACAATGAAAAAGGGCGAAAATGTCTTATTAACAGGCCCAAATGGTAGTGGTAAATCTATGTTAGTAAAATTAATCACAGGTCTTGTCCAACCAACAAGCGGTAAAATCAACATTTCACCGTCATTAGAAATCGCTTATTTTGACCAACAAAATTATAATTTGAATTTTGAACTCACACCAATGGAAATGTTATTAGAGCTACCTAATATGACACGTAGTAGTGCACAAACAATTCTCAATGCATTTAATTTTGACCATGATAGTTTATTTAATAAAATAAGTAATCTGTCAATGGGTGAAAAGAGTAGATTACAATTTGTATTACTATATTTTGCACAACCGCATTTGCTTATATTAGATGAACCAACAAATTATTTTGATATCCACACGCAAGAGTTAATTATGGAGATGCTAAAAGAGTTTGGTGGGCAAGTATTATTAATTACGCATGATGAATATTTAAAAAGTAAATTTGATGCGACTCAGTGGTATATTAAAAATCGTAAAATAATAAATTCAGCACTAAAGCCCAAATTAGATGACGATGTGGACAGTACATTGTCTCTATTAGAAGATTTTAAACATATAGATGAATTCGGTCATTATCAAACAGACGACTAG
- a CDS encoding cysteine desulfurase family protein — translation MEVYADNAATTPVKQPVIDKMMELYTLHFGNPSSIHSIGRDARKYLDESRRAIAQMLGAKTNEVIFTSGATESNNTAIKGIAYKHQHKGKHLITSKIEHHSVLHVFEQLENEGFTVTYLDVDAQGIIDIEQLKNAISDDTILVSIMFVNNEVGTVQPMYEIDDIVKHSNALFHVDAVQAIGHLDIDFNEFSIDSMSITAHKFGGPKGIGVLLVKEGTLMRYMQLGGEQETKRRAGTENIPQIAGLTEALKLATNNLDDNNVHLMSLKNLFIVKLQERSVPFEVNGSMVDTTGHVVNLYFPFIDVETMLTLLDLSNIYVSSGSACTAGSTTPSHVLAAMYDDDERAKHSVRFSFNELNTEAEIKYIAMEIHKIYHKFKEE, via the coding sequence ATGGAAGTATATGCAGATAATGCTGCAACCACACCAGTTAAACAACCAGTAATTGATAAGATGATGGAACTCTATACTTTACATTTTGGGAATCCATCTTCAATTCATAGTATTGGTAGAGATGCACGTAAATATTTAGACGAATCACGCAGGGCTATTGCTCAAATGTTAGGTGCTAAGACAAACGAAGTTATTTTTACAAGCGGTGCCACAGAGTCTAATAATACGGCGATTAAAGGTATTGCTTATAAACATCAGCATAAAGGCAAACATCTTATTACATCAAAAATAGAACATCATTCTGTATTGCATGTCTTTGAACAACTTGAAAACGAAGGATTCACTGTAACTTATCTTGATGTAGATGCTCAAGGAATTATCGACATTGAACAATTGAAAAATGCTATAAGCGATGACACAATTTTAGTATCAATTATGTTTGTTAATAACGAAGTGGGTACTGTGCAACCTATGTATGAAATAGATGATATCGTCAAACACTCAAACGCATTATTTCATGTGGACGCTGTACAGGCGATAGGCCATTTGGATATAGATTTTAACGAATTTAGTATCGATTCTATGAGCATTACGGCACATAAATTTGGTGGACCTAAAGGCATTGGCGTACTATTGGTTAAAGAAGGTACATTAATGCGTTATATGCAACTCGGTGGAGAACAAGAAACCAAGCGTCGTGCTGGTACAGAGAATATACCTCAAATTGCAGGATTAACAGAAGCATTGAAGCTAGCTACAAATAATTTGGACGATAATAACGTACACTTAATGTCTTTAAAAAATTTGTTTATAGTTAAATTACAAGAAAGATCAGTGCCATTTGAAGTGAATGGTTCGATGGTAGATACGACAGGTCACGTAGTAAATTTATATTTTCCGTTTATAGATGTTGAGACCATGTTAACTTTATTAGATTTGTCTAATATATATGTTTCTTCAGGTTCAGCATGTACTGCAGGTTCTACGACACCTTCACATGTATTAGCGGCAATGTACGATGACGATGAAAGAGCAAAACATTCAGTAAGATTTAGTTTTAATGAATTAAATACTGAGGCAGAGATTAAATATATAGCGATGGAAATTCACAAAATCTATCATAAATTTAAGGAGGAATAA
- a CDS encoding LLM class flavin-dependent oxidoreductase, producing MTEIKLSALNLAPVREGQTDKDAIDDMVKLAQNLEKLDFERYWIAEHHNAPNLVSSATALLIQHTLEHTQSIKVGSGGIMLPNHAPLIVAEQFGTMATVFPNRVDLGLGRAPGTDMMTASALRRDQHNGVYEFPEEVEQLATYFGPANQQGYVRAYPAVDKNVPLYILGSSTDSAHLAARKGLPYVFAGHFAPQQMQDAMEIYKSLFEPSDVLDKPYMIVCLNAIVADTDAQAEYLASTQAQVMVSITRGRMQPVQPPTDDLQGLLTPREFELAKQRMSQSLIGSEATVKDKLKSFIAENGDIDELMAISYIYDQEAQLDSYKRLNNLVSEMNNQ from the coding sequence ATGACAGAAATAAAGTTATCCGCGCTAAATCTTGCACCTGTTAGAGAAGGACAGACAGATAAAGACGCAATTGATGATATGGTTAAATTGGCTCAAAACCTTGAAAAACTTGATTTTGAAAGATATTGGATTGCCGAACACCACAATGCGCCTAATTTAGTTAGCTCGGCCACAGCATTATTGATTCAACATACACTAGAACATACACAATCTATTAAAGTTGGATCTGGAGGTATTATGTTGCCTAATCATGCGCCATTAATCGTTGCAGAGCAATTTGGTACAATGGCAACCGTATTCCCAAATCGTGTGGATTTAGGACTTGGTAGAGCACCTGGTACAGACATGATGACTGCTAGCGCTTTACGACGCGATCAACATAATGGTGTATACGAATTTCCAGAAGAAGTTGAGCAACTTGCGACTTATTTTGGACCAGCCAATCAACAAGGCTATGTTCGTGCTTATCCAGCAGTAGATAAAAATGTACCACTTTATATTTTAGGTTCTTCAACTGATTCGGCTCATTTAGCAGCTCGTAAAGGCTTACCATATGTATTTGCTGGTCATTTTGCTCCTCAACAGATGCAAGATGCCATGGAAATATATAAATCATTATTCGAACCCTCTGATGTTTTAGATAAACCTTATATGATAGTTTGTTTAAATGCGATCGTGGCCGACACAGATGCACAAGCCGAATATTTAGCTTCAACTCAGGCCCAAGTCATGGTGAGTATTACACGTGGCAGAATGCAACCCGTTCAACCACCAACAGATGATTTACAAGGATTGCTTACTCCTAGAGAATTTGAATTAGCAAAACAACGTATGTCACAATCACTTATTGGTTCTGAAGCAACAGTCAAAGATAAGCTTAAATCATTTATTGCAGAAAATGGCGATATAGATGAATTAATGGCTATTAGTTATATTTATGATCAAGAAGCTCAATTAGATTCATACAAGAGATTAAATAACTTAGTTTCAGAAATGAATAACCAATAA
- the mnmA gene encoding tRNA 2-thiouridine(34) synthase MnmA — translation MGNENTRVVVGMSGGVDSSVTAHLLKEQGYDVIGIFMKNWDDTDENGVCTATEDYNDVIAVCNQIGIPYYAVNFEQQYWDKVFTYFLDEYKKGRTPNPDVMCNKEIKFKAFLEHALKLGADYVATGHYARIKRHEDGHVEMLRGVDNNKDQTYFLNQLSQEQLSKVMFPIGDIDKKEVRKIAEEQNLATAKKKDSTGICFIGERNFKTFLSQYLPAQSGKMVTLNGEVKGEHGGLMYYTIGQRHGLGIGGDGDPWFVVGKNLEDNELYVEQGFDHDALYSDYLIASDISFVNDVDLTNGFECTAKFRYRQKDTKVFVQREADNAIRVTFDVPVRAITPGQAVVFYDGEVCLGGATIDDVYKNSGQLSYVV, via the coding sequence TTGGGCAATGAAAATACACGTGTAGTTGTTGGAATGTCAGGTGGTGTAGATAGTTCTGTTACAGCTCATTTATTAAAAGAGCAAGGTTACGATGTCATTGGTATCTTTATGAAAAATTGGGACGACACAGACGAAAATGGCGTTTGTACTGCAACAGAAGATTATAATGATGTTATTGCAGTTTGTAACCAAATCGGTATACCGTATTATGCGGTAAATTTTGAACAACAATACTGGGATAAAGTATTCACATATTTCCTAGATGAATATAAAAAAGGTAGAACGCCAAATCCGGATGTAATGTGTAACAAAGAAATTAAATTTAAAGCATTTTTAGAACATGCACTTAAACTAGGTGCTGATTATGTAGCGACTGGACATTATGCACGTATAAAACGTCATGAAGATGGTCATGTAGAAATGTTAAGAGGCGTAGATAACAACAAAGATCAAACATATTTCTTAAATCAACTATCACAAGAGCAATTATCAAAAGTTATGTTCCCTATAGGAGATATTGATAAAAAAGAAGTTAGAAAAATAGCCGAAGAACAAAACTTAGCCACTGCTAAGAAAAAAGATTCAACTGGTATTTGTTTTATTGGTGAAAGAAACTTCAAAACATTTTTATCACAATATTTACCTGCTCAATCGGGTAAAATGGTTACACTAAATGGTGAAGTAAAAGGTGAACATGGTGGTTTGATGTATTATACGATTGGACAACGTCACGGTCTTGGTATAGGCGGCGATGGTGATCCATGGTTCGTAGTTGGTAAAAATTTAGAAGATAATGAACTGTATGTTGAACAAGGTTTTGACCATGATGCATTATATAGTGATTATTTAATTGCTTCAGACATCTCATTCGTTAACGACGTAGATTTAACAAATGGCTTTGAATGTACTGCTAAATTTAGATATCGACAAAAAGATACAAAAGTATTTGTACAAAGAGAAGCAGATAATGCAATTCGTGTTACTTTTGATGTGCCAGTACGTGCAATTACACCAGGTCAAGCAGTCGTATTTTATGACGGTGAAGTTTGTTTAGGTGGCGCAACAATTGACGATGTATATAAAAATTCTGGTCAATTAAGTTACGTAGTATAA
- a CDS encoding CsbD family protein, translating into MADENKFEQAKGNVKETIGNVTDDDKLEQEGKKDKSSGKAKEVVENAKDKANDVIDKFKK; encoded by the coding sequence ATGGCTGATGAAAACAAATTCGAACAAGCTAAAGGTAACGTTAAAGAAACAATAGGAAACGTTACTGATGATGATAAACTTGAACAAGAAGGTAAGAAAGACAAAAGTTCAGGTAAAGCTAAAGAAGTTGTAGAAAATGCAAAAGATAAAGCTAACGATGTAATCGATAAATTTAAAAAATAA